GATGTCGGTGCGATGTATAAGGCTGATAACGGCTTGCGCTACGGTGCGATGCTGAGAGATGCCACTACGACCGTAAATTTCTGGACAGTTAATCAGGAAAAACTTTCTGCAGCCGTAAATGGAGAAGAGTTCAATCCGGCACCGAAAGATAAAATAGAAATAACCATGCCTAAGCTGAATGCAGGGATTTCCAGAAATTTTGAACTCAACAGAGATCTGGAACTTCTCCCCGAAGCAGGAATTAATGTCGATTTTGCAAAAACTGCGGCCCTGATTTCGACGGATTTTGCAAGCATCACGCCTTACGCCGGCGCTGAACTGAAATTTCAGGATATGATTTTCGTGCGGGTGGGTGTCAACCGTTTCCAGACTGTAACCGATATTGAAGATTTAAAAAGAGAAGTTTCCTTTCAGCCGAGTGCAGGCCTGGGAATAAAGTATAAAGGCCTTACGCTGGATTATGCGATCTCAAATTCCGGTATCAACGGTTCCAATTTCTTCTCCAATTTCTTTTCTCTGAAACTGGATATGGGCGGTTTCCGAAATTAGAAGCCGGGCATTGTTTTTTTATTTAAATTTGAACGTATAACAATCACAATATGAAATCAATTTTTAAAATAATGTTCGTGCTGTCCTTTGCCGGGCTTTCAGCGCAGTCGGTTTCAGACTATACATACGTCTACGTACCGAAAAAATTTAAGGATTTTAAAACCAATAACGCGTACAACCTCAATAAAATTCTTTCCCTGAAATTGGGAGATAAAAATTACAGGGTTGTAAATGACCTGCCGGAAGAATGGCCGGAGGAATTGCAGCAGGATAAATGCTCTGTTCTGATGTCGGAAGTTCTGAATGATAGCAATATGCTGAAAAACCGTGTGAAGCTTGATTTTACTGACTGCAATGGTAAGGTGGTTTTAAGCATTCCTGCAACCGGTGATTATAAGGAATTTGACAAAGGTTTTCAGGATGCTTTGGTAAAAGCAATTGCCAGAGTTCCGGTTTCTGCTGCTACTCTCGTAACAGTGCCTGTTGCGAAAACTGAACCGGCTGCAAAAGTGGAAAACGTTACGCAAGAGCAGGCTGTTCCTGTAAACACCGTTCAAAAGGTTACCTCTGTAAATTCCCCAGGCACTGAAAACAGAGCGGAAATCTTCAAGAACGGAAATGTTGCTTTCAATAAAGTGAAATTATCTCCTACACAGTTTATTTTTACCAACAGTAACAGTTCTGTACCGTTTGCAACTTTTCGGGAATCAACTAAATCCGGAGTATACCGGGTTCAGCTGGAAAATGGAATTCAAACATTAGGTTATGATGAGGGAAATAAGCTGGTGGTCGAAATTCCCCAAAACGACGGTTCTTACAGAAAGGAAGAATTCATAAGACAATAAAAAAAGCCTCAGTTGTTGAGGTTTTTTTGTGTTTAACCAAAACGCGGTGAAGATATTTGGTTATCATTACAGAAAGCTGCGCAGGCTAAAAACTGTCAGACCTTAATTCGAATTAAAATATTCCCAAACAATTTTGCCTTTAGATTTCCCGAGGATTTCTTCCAAAATCTCAATCGGCGCTTCCTTAATTCTTTTAACGGATTTTAATTTGCTGAAGAGCAGTTCGATGGATTTTTCACCGACGCCAGGAATTTCCTCCAGCTCTGTTTTTATGGTTGAATTTTTCCTTCTCGTGCGGTGGTGTTTTACGCCGAAACGGTGGGCTTCGTCACGCACGCGCTGCAGGATTTTCAGGGTTTCAGATTTTTTGTCCAGGTACAAAGGAATTGAATCTTCCGGGAAGAAAATTTCCTCCAAACGTTTTGCAATGCCGATAATGGTAATTTTTCCGTAAAGCCCGAGCAGTTTTAAACTTTTCACGGCAGAAGAGAGCTGGCCTTTTCCGCCGTCGATTAATATTAATTGCGGCAGCGGCTCACCTTCATCCAGGAGCCTTTTGTAGCGGCGGTAAATCACTTCTTCCATCGTGGCGAAATCGTTCGGCCCGTCTACAGTTTTCGGGTGGAAGATCCTGTAATCCGCTTTGGAAGGTTTGCCGTCTTTGAAAACCACGCACGCCGAAACCGGATTTGTCCCTTGGATATTGGAATTGTCGAAACCTTCGATATGGCGCGGCTCGGCCGGCATTCGCAGCAGTTTCTGCATTTCTGCCATGATGCGGTTGGTGTGGCGTTCCGGATCTACAATCTGCACCTGTTTCAGCTTTTCGAGGCGGTATTCTTTGGCATTTTTTTCTGAAAGTTCCACGATGCGTTTTTTGTCGCCCACTTTTGGGACAATCAGTTTAACGCCCGGAATTTCAAAATTCAAATGAAACGGAAGCAAAATTTCCCTGGAGTCAGAATCAAATTTCCGGCGTATCTCGATCAGCGCTTCTTCCAGGATTTCTTCGTCGGTTTCCTCAATTATTTTCTTTATTTCCGTGGTGTAACTTTGGATGATATTTCCGTTCTGGATCTTGAAATAATTCACATAGGCCGCCGTCTCATCGCTGGTCATCCCGAAAACATCCACATCATTGATGCTGGGATTTACAACCGTGTGTTTCGCCTGATAATCTTCCAGTAAATCGAGGCGTTCCTTCACCATTTGTGCATTTTCGTACTCAAGATTTGATGCATAAGAGGTCATTTCATCCACCAGATAATTCTTTGCAAGCCGGAAATCCCCTTTGATGATCCCGCGGATGGCTTCTATTTTTTTATCGTAATCTTCCTTGCTTTCAAGCTGCTCGCACGGGCCTTTGCAGTTTTTGATGTGATATTCCAGGCAGACTTTATATTTTCCTTCGGCAATTTTTTCAGGAGCCAGGTTCAGGTTGCACGTTCTTAGTTTGTAAATATGTTTAATGGTATCGAGCAGGATTTTTGCCGGGCGCACTTTGGCGTAAGGGCCATAATATTCCGAACCGTCTTTTATAATCGTTCTGGTGAGGAAAATGCGCGGAAAATCTTCGTTTTTGATGCAGATCCACGGATAGGTTTTGTCGTCCTTCATCATCACGTTATAAAACGGCTGATGTTCCTTGATCAGATTGTTTTCCAGCAACAGCGCATCGTATTCACTGGGAACAATCGTGGTTTCCAGCCGTTGTATTTTGCCCACCATAATCCTCGTGCGGTAACCTGAGAGATTCTTGTTGAAATAAGAAAGGACGCGTTTTTTTATATTTTTTGCCTTACCGACATACAGCAGCTGCCCGTTTCTGTCGTAATAACGGTACACGCCGGGATCGGAAGGCAGGGTTTTCAGTTGAAGTTCGAGATCGGAGTTCACCTAACAAAAATAGTGAATGATTTTTTAATCGGGGCGCACAATTCCGGCTTTCACTACTCGCTTTTTTGCGCCTGGCTTCGGCCCCTTCCTGCAAAAAGAGCTCAAACATGCCGTTCAATCCGGGGCGCAGATTTCGTCTTTTTATGAAAATTCAGTAATTTTAAAACCAAATTTTAAACCATGATTTACGGTATAGATACTTTCACTTTTCACGATGTTTTGGAGATCGCCAAAAACCCTTCAAAAGCCAAACTCAACTCGCAGGCAAAAGACCAGATTCTGAATTCCAAGAAAAATGTTCAGAAAATTGTAGAGTCGGACCGCACGGTTTATGGCATCAACACCGGTTTCGGGCCGTTGTGCGATGTGAAAATTTCTGAGGAGGAAACGGCACAGCTTCAGCATAATCTTGTTATTTCTCACGCAGTAGGTGTCGGAAAACCGATTGATAAGGAACTTTCGAAAATTATGATGATAGCAAAGGTTCACGCTTTGTCCAAAGGATTTTCCGGCGTTTCTCTGGAAGTGATTGAGCGTCTGATTTTGATGCTTGAAAAAGATATCATCCCCGTAATTCCGGAACAGGGAAGTGTGGGCGCTTCGGGCGATTTGGCACCGTTGGCGCACATGGTTTTGCCGCTGCTCGGGCTGGGACAGGTTTGGGAAAACGGGGTTCCGGCAGAAACTGCTGTAATTTTCGAAAAAAATAATCTTGAACCTTTAAAATTAGGGCCGAAAGAGGGTTTGGGCCTCATCAACGGGACGCAATTCATTCTCGCACACGCCATCAAAGGTTTGGAAAAAATGGAATATTTGCTGGATCTGGCGGATCTCACCGCAGCGATGTCGCTCGAGGCGTATCGCGGTTCTGCAAGTCCGTTTAAAAAAGAACTGCACGAAATCCGTCCGTTTGAGGGAAGCAAAAAAGTGGCCGCCAGAATGGTGAAATTCCTTGAAAATTCCGAAAATTTGAAATCTCACGAGTTTTGCGACCGTGTTCAAGATCCGTATTCTTTCCGTTGTGTGCCGCAGGTGCACGGCGCAAGCAGAAATGCTTTTGAACATCTTCGTCAAATGGCAGAAACTGAACTGAATTCCGTAACCGATAACCCAATCGTTTTAAGCGCGGAAGAATCCATTTCCGGAGGGAATTTCCACGGGCAACTGATGGCGCTGCCTTTGGATTATGCGACGTTGGCGACGGCAGAACTGGGAAATATTTCGGACAGAAGAAGTTATCTGTTGCTTGAAGGAAAATTCGGTCTGCCAAGATTATTGACGGAAAGTTCAGGTTTGAATTCCGGTTTTATGATTCCGCAATATACTTCTGCGGCGTTGGTTACGGAGAATAAAACGCTTTGTTTTCCGGCTTCGGCAGATTCTGTTCCGACGAGCCTTGGGCAGGAAGACCACGTTTCTATGGGCAGCATTTCTGGCCGGAAATTCAACCAGGTTTTGGATAATTTGGTGAATATCTTAGCGGTTGAGCTCATGTTCGCAGCACAAGGTTTGGAATTCCGACGCCCGGCAAAATGCTCAAAAATTGTGGAAGAAAATTACGCGATCCTTCGTTCCAAAGTTGCCAAACTGGAAGATGACCGTTTGATCGGAAACGATATGCTCGCGATTGCGGAGTTGATCAGGAACAGGAAGTTCGTGGTGAATTAATTTTAAATTTTTCATTCCGTAGGAATCTCAGCAAAATATTTGTTTATTTTTTATTTAGATTCCTGCGGATTGACAGTACTTACGCAAAAATTTCAGATTTATCAAGAAGCAATGATCCAATATGCACGTTGCAACTAATACATCTGTTCTCACTTAAATCACCCAATCCTCACACTCGTCATACTCAAACTTCCGCCAATCAGTTCATCATTAAATAAAGACAGTTCATCAGATTTTTCTTTTAACCCTAAAGTATAAATCAGCGGCAGATAGTGGTCCGGCGTTGGAACAGCGTATTGCAAAGCAGTTCCCTGTTTTTGATAATCAATTAAATTCTGGAAATTGCCCTCCAGAAGCCAGTTGTTGGTTTTCTCGCGGGCTTCAATTGCCCAGTCCCAACCGGAACCGACCGTGTTGATGTGGCGCCAATCAATCATCCGCAAGTTATGGACGATGTTTCCGCTGCCGAGGATAAGGATGCCTTTTTCACGCAGTTTGTTGAGTTTTTTAGCCAAATCGAAATGATATTGCGGCGGTTTCGTGTAATCGATACTCAACTGAATTACGGGAATATCGGCCTCAGGATACAGATGTCTGATGACGCTCCACGCACCGTGGTCCAGTCCCCAACTGTGGTCTTCTTCCACCAAAACCGGCGCAAAAAGTTCGGCAGTTTCTTTTGCCAAAGCCGGATTTCCGGGAGCGGGATACTGCACTTCAAACAGTTCCTTAGGGAAACCATAAAAATCGTGAATGGTTTTCGGCATTTCCATCGCAGTAACGAAAGTTCCCTCTGTAAACCAGTGCGCAGAAACACAGAGAATGGCATTAGGTTTCGGAATTTTTTTAGAAACTTCCCGAAATCCAGCCACAAACTGGTTCTCCTCAATCGCATTCATCGGTGAACCGTGTCCCAGAAAGAGAACAGGCATTTTTTCGGTGGTTTTGAAACCTTCGGAAATATTGCTTAAATCGTTTAAATTCATTTTCAAAATTTTTAGAAAAAAAAGATGGAAGCCTCCCAAGAAACTCCCATCTTCGATCTTCAGGTTTCCTGTTGTTTATGCTTTCACAAACTGCAGTTCGCCAAATACTTTAACATCGTCGCTCACCAAAACACCGCCGGTTTCCAGGGCTGCATTCCAGTTCAGTCCGAAATCACTTCTTTTAATTTTTCCTTCGAATGAGAAACCAGCCTTGGTGTTGCCCCAGGGATCTTTATTGATTCCACCGAAATCAACATCCAGATCAATCGGTTTTGTAACACCGTTGATGGTAATTTCGCCGGTAACATCTCCGTTCAGCGAATTTGCGGAGAAGGTAATAGCAGGATGCTGTTCTGCATTGAAAAATTCAGCACTTTTTAGGTGCGCATCTCTGTCAGTGTTGTTGGTATCCACTGAATCGGTTTCTACGGTCGCTGTTACTTTAGCGTTTTTGAAGGTATCATCTTCGCTTTCAAGTTCTGCGCTGAACGTGTTGAACTGCCCTTTTACCTTGGAAATCATCATGTGTTTTACACTGAACATAATTTCACTGTGAGTTGGGTCCAGGTTCCATTTCGTTGCCATAATATTTTGATTTTTAGTTAATATTTAAATTTGATAAAGCAAAGGTACAGCTGTAACAAATTGCAGACATTGATGTATGATAAGAAAGTAAAATTACAGTTTCCGGCGGCGGTTTTGTAAGAAGGTAAAATTAATTAAAAAAACAAATCAACGCTGCTTTTCTGTCAAATATTTCCAATACCGCTTCGGAACGTGCTGAATATGAAGTTTCATGTTTTTTCTTGACGGGATACCGGTTTTCACAAAATAATTCTGCCACATTTTTTGGAAGTGCTTTTCTTCTTCGTGATGAAACTGTTCGGGATTTTTTAAGTTTTGAATTTGGGCAGATTCAGGATAGAAGAAATCCACGTTCTCCAAATCATAGATAATGCCGTAATGTCTCTTCAAATCGAAAATCATCCATTTTTGATCGGCATAACGTTTTTCAAAATGATTTCCGATTAAAGGCAGGACATCGAAATCAGGTTCTATTTTTGCAAAATAAAGATTATCTTTTAGCCTTTCAAACCGTACAAAAGCATGCATCCGGTGGATTTCGCGACGCATACTTTTGAGGATTTTTGAGATTTCCAGCATATCCCGATCCGCCAGATTTTGAAAAACATCCACCCCCGGATTTTGTAAAATGTCTTCAATACTTTTCAAAATCAGTCTTTCTTTATGAGGATGTTCTGACAGAAAAATTCTGAGTAAAATGCTGATGGTTTCTTTGCCGGATATTTGTTCGATTTTTGCCAAAACTCTCGCGCTTTTTTCAGCATTTTTAAAAACCTGATGCTGTTCTGCAAAGAGATTTTCAGTAGAAAAATTTTGCTCTGCTACAATTTCTGCGTTTTCAAATTTATATTCAAAAACTTCAAAAATCGAAGTCAGTAAGCCTTCAAAACTACCATCGTAAAGTAGAATTTTCATTTTAAAACAGTGAAAGTTGCTGGGAAAACGGGTTTTGCCATTTCGATTTTATGCTGTTCACAATAATCTGCCGCAGCTGCTTTTGGTCAATCATATTCGAAAAAACATTCTGCGTTTCAAATTCAACAAAATATTTTGCCCGATTCATGGCAACTCCCAATTTCTGTAAATGTTCCATTTCTAGCTTTCGGAATTTCCGCGCCATCAGAATTTTATTGACAGAGCGAACACCAACTCCCGGAATTCGCAACAGCATTTCTTTGCTTGCCGTATTGATGTTTACGGGAAATTTTTCACGGTTACGCAAAGCCCAGGCCAATTTTGGATCAATTTCCAGATCGAGAAAAGGATTTTGCAAATCCACAATTTCATCCGCCTGAAACCCATAAAAACGCATCAGCCAATCTGCCTGATACAACCGGTTTTCGCGCTGCATCGGAACTTGTGAAAAAACCGAGGGCAATCTCGGATCTTCCAGCATCGGAACGTAACCGGAATAATAAACGCGGCGCATTTCGTAATTTTTATAGAAATGATCGGCCACTTTAATGATTTTTAAATCGGTTTCATTGGTTGCACCCACAATCATTTGTGTAGATTGTCCTGCAGCCGCAAATTTTGGGACTTTTCTGAAAATTTTCTTTTCTTCCTTGTAAAGTGTGAGCTCATTTTTAATAAAAGTCATCGGTTTTACCATATCTGCGTGACTTTTTTCGGGAGCGAGAAGTTTTAAACCTTTTTCTGTGGGAATTTCAAGGTTAATGGAAAGTCGGTCTGCGTAAAGCCCAGCTTCTTTTAAAATTTCATCACTTGCGCCGGGAATGGTTTTCAGATGAATATAGCCGAAAAATTTGTGCTCCTGCCGAAGTTTTTTTGCCACACGAACCAGCCGTTCCATGGTTGTATCGGCATCTTTAAAAATTCCGGAACTCAGGAACAAGCCTTCAATATAATTTCTGCGGTAAAAACTCATGGTAAGTTCCACCACTTCATCCACGGTGAAAGCAGCTCTTTTAACGTCGTTTGATTTCCGGGAAACACAATACGCACAATCGAAAATGCAGTGGTTTGTCAACAGAATTTTAAGCAGGGAAATACATCGTCCGTCTTCGGTGTAGCTATGGCAAATTCCCGAACCATGGCTGTTTCCAAGCCCGCCTTTGTTGGATCTTTTTCCTCCGCTGGATGCACAGGAAACATCATACTTTGCAGCATCTGCAAGGATTTCCAGTTTTTCGTTAAGGCGGTCGAAATTCATTTTATTATGTTAAATTGATAATTCAAAAATAAAAATTAAAAACAGATTTTCAGAACGATTTCTGCTATAAATTCTAACAAAATTCATCCTTAAATCCCTATATTTACCAATCAAAATTTTGAACTATGAACCATCAACCGGTTGAAGGTTTTTCTAAACTTACAAAGCAGGGAAAAATCGATTGGATTGTAAATGAATATCTTGAAGGAAACGAAGAATATCAGCAGATTTTGAAACAATACTGGAACGAAGATCCGGACCTGCAAAAACTTCACGAAGAATTCTCCGAAAATACCATTTCCAATTTTTATATGCCGTACGGAATTGCTCCCAACTTCCTGATTGACGGGAAACTGTTGGCTTTACCGATGGCGGTGGAAGAGAGTTCCGTAGTGGCAGCTGCCTCAAAATCTGCCAAATTCTGGTTGGATAAAGGCGGTTTCAAAACTACAATCATCAATACCAAAAAATTGGGTCACACGCATTTTATTTTCAAGGTTGAATCGCACAAACTGCAGCATTTTTTCAACTTTAAATTAAAGCAAAAACTCTTTGAAGCCACTGAAGACATCACCAAAAATATGCGCAGCCGCGGTGGCGGAATTTTAAATATCCGCTTAGTGGATAAAACAGCAGAAATGGATCATTATTTCCAACTGAAAGCCAGTTTCGATACGGTGGATTCTATGGGTGCGAATTTCATTAACTCGTGTCTGGAGCAGTTTGGTAAAACTTTGAAGGAAGAAGTTGCTAATGCCGATGATTTCACTCAGGAAGAAAAAGATTCTCTTCAGGTGGTGATGAATATTCTTTCCAATTACACGCCGGACTGTATCGTGCGCGCTGAAGTTTCCTGTAAAATTGATGATCTGAAAGATGACAGCGGGATTTCCAACGAAGAATTTGCCTGGAAATTCAAACAGGCGGTTACCATTGCCGAGATTGAACCGTTCCGTGCCACCACGCATAACAAAGGCATTATGAACGGTGTAGATGCAGTCGTAATTGCCACCGGAAACGATTTCCGTGCTACCGAAGCCTGTGCACACGCTTATGCTGCGAGAAACGGAAAATATTCTTCTTTAACGCATTGCACCACCGATAACGGTGTTTTCAGGTTTTGGATCGATTTGCCGATCTCTGTGGGGGTTGTGGGCGGTTTGACGAACCTGCATCCGTTGGTGAAATTTTCTTTAGCTTTGCTTGGTAAGCCTTCAGCACAGGAATTGATGAGTATCTTAGCAGTTTCGGGACTGGCGCAGAATTTTGCGGCACTACGTTCACTGGTTACCACCGGAATTCAGAAAGGGCATATGAAAATGCATTTGTTCAATATTCTGAACCAAATGGGTGCGACCGAAGAAGAGAAGCAGTATTTTGTGAATTATTTCAAAGATAAAACCGTAAGCCACCACGAGGTGATTGCGGAATTGGAGAGGATTAGAAATAAATAATACGTTGTCATGGCATTGCCGTCATTCTTCCTCCTCGCAATGGCAAAAAAAATATAAAAATAGATTATGATTCAGTATCTTCAATACGGTTTACCCCTAATTTTTATTGCGTTCGGCCTGGTGATTAAATTCAGTAAAAATCCACGCTGGGATTCTTCGAGAAAAATGGCAAATATTCTCATTATTCTTGGAATTCTCACTTTGCTTGGACGGATTTTTTTGGATTACAGCAAATAAAAAAACCAATTTGCCCAAACAGAAATCCGTCGGAAATTATTTCGTTTGGGTCGAATAATTTTTGATGAAAGCAAAGCAAATCGGTAATTTTTACCCAATTTTTAAAAGTAAAATATGAAAACACTTACATTGGTCATCGGTGCTGTTTACGGCGTTCTGTCGGTAATTTTAGGCGCATTTGGAGCGCACGCATTCAAAAAAATTTTATCACCGGAAAAACTGGAAAGTTTTGAAACTGGAGTACGTTATCAGATGTACGCTGCATTTTTCCTGCTTTTTGTTGGCTATATTTTAAAATTTGAAACCAAATCTGAAAACTGGATTTCCTGGCTGATGATTTTAGGGGCGTTGCTGTTCTCGTTCAGTATTTACCTTTTGGCGTTTCAGGATTACTGGGGAACAAACCTGAAATTTCTCGGCCCCATCACTCCGATCGGCGGAATGTTGATGATCGTGTCATGGGTAATGCTGATTTTTTATTTTGTAAAAGCAAAGCTTTAAGACACTGGGTATGAGATTTTTGGTCTGATATCTGATATCTCACACCTTAAAGCTATATATTATGTTTTTCATATTTGGATTTAATAAGAAGCCGGTTGAAAAAATAAACCGGCAGATTCGCAGAAACGGTTTTGATGTAAACGCCGTGATTACAGTTTATAAAAAATATTTTGAATTATTTTTTATTCCGCTGATACCACTTGGAAAAGCTTATTCCATCTACATTCCTCATACCGACGAATATTTTGAGCAGGGTGCTTTTTCCAAAATGCCTCCGGAACTGTTGGAAGTTTGCAGAGAAGCAGGAAGGACGGTTTAAGATGAACAAAGCAAGAGCCGCTCTTTTCCTGGGAATTTTATGTATTTCGGTTTTTCCTGTGATTGTCAGGATGGGCCTGACTTCCGGACTGATTTCCGCATTTTACAGGATGGCCATTGCAACAGCCTTATTATTTCCCGTTGCCGCCGTGTTGGGGAAACTGAAAATCGAAAGTAAAAAACAGTTTTTCGGACTGCTCCTTTGCGGCGTTCTTTTCGCTGCGGACATTGCAGTGTGGAATGTCTCTATACAAGGTTCTTCGGCAACACAGGCGACCTTGCTCACCAATCTTTCACCCATTTGGGTAGGCGTGCTTTCATTCCTCTTTCTTAATTTTCGTCCCAAAAAAAGTTTTTGGCTCGGAACAGCTGTTGCTTTAACGGGGATGGTGGTTTTTGTGGGCTTTGACACGGTGCTCAATTTCAATTTCGATACGGCTTTTTTTCTCGGTATTCTTTCCGGAATTTTTTATGCCCTCTACATCCTCGTCAGTAAAAATGTGCTTCAAAAAATGGATGTCGTCACATTTATGGCGTTCAGTATGCTCTTCAGCAGCATTTTCTTATTTTTTGTAAATCTCTTTTTTGGGGAATCGTTTTGGGGATTTTCAACGGAAGCTTGGGTTTCCCTTTTGGTTCAGGGAATTGTCTGTCAGCTCATTGCGTGGCTGCTCATCATTTTTGCGACCAAAAGAATGCGCGCGACGCGGGTTTCATTAAGCTTGCTGAGTCAGGCGGTTTTCGCAGCGCTTTTGGCCACTGTCTTTCTGGATGAAAAACTTACCCTCACTCATATGATAGGTGGTTTTCTCATTCTTTCCGGAATTGCAGTAACTTTTTATGAAAAAAAACATAAACATCCGGCTGATTTCTAAAATCTTGCTGTATCTAATATTTTTCTTCCGCCAATTTTCACTAAATTTGTAAATCTAAAAATTCAGAAAAAAATCTAACAAAAAAATATTATGAATCTTCACGAGTATCAGTCTAAAG
The sequence above is a segment of the Chryseobacterium taklimakanense genome. Coding sequences within it:
- a CDS encoding zinc ribbon domain-containing protein; the encoded protein is MFFIFGFNKKPVEKINRQIRRNGFDVNAVITVYKKYFELFFIPLIPLGKAYSIYIPHTDEYFEQGAFSKMPPELLEVCREAGRTV
- a CDS encoding DMT family transporter: MNKARAALFLGILCISVFPVIVRMGLTSGLISAFYRMAIATALLFPVAAVLGKLKIESKKQFFGLLLCGVLFAADIAVWNVSIQGSSATQATLLTNLSPIWVGVLSFLFLNFRPKKSFWLGTAVALTGMVVFVGFDTVLNFNFDTAFFLGILSGIFYALYILVSKNVLQKMDVVTFMAFSMLFSSIFLFFVNLFFGESFWGFSTEAWVSLLVQGIVCQLIAWLLIIFATKRMRATRVSLSLLSQAVFAALLATVFLDEKLTLTHMIGGFLILSGIAVTFYEKKHKHPADF